A genomic region of Procambarus clarkii isolate CNS0578487 unplaced genomic scaffold, FALCON_Pclarkii_2.0 HiC_scaffold_1917, whole genome shotgun sequence contains the following coding sequences:
- the LOC138362508 gene encoding histone H1-delta-like, whose translation MVVLRSKTKTSDNVLDRTANHPKYSEMVVAAITFLNNSQGSSRQDILKFVVCNFSVNEKDADIHLKLALRRGVTSGALTQVKITGRLMHFKVNKCSDEAKLKASAKKAAGRNFSHENASANNLPRRLLAKGILKRNNISLLKILSLRPS comes from the coding sequence ATGGTCGTCTTAAGGTCCAAAACTAAGACATCTGATAATGTTTTGGACAGGACTGCGAACCATCCCAAGTATTCTGAGATGGTTGTTGCCGCCATCACATTCCTTAATAATAGTCAAGGCTCCTCTCGTCAGGATATTCTGAAGTTCGTCGTCTGTAATTTCTCGGTTAACGAGAAGGACGCTGACATCCATCTGAAGCTGGCTTTGAGGCGAGGTGTTACTTCAGGCGCCCTCACACAGGTTAAAATTACTGGTCGGTTAATGCATTTTAAAGTCAACAAGTGCTCTGATGAAGCCAAGCTCAAGGCTTCAGCCAAGAAGGCGGCAGGAAGGAATTTCTCCCATGAAAATGCATCAGCAAACAATCTTCCGAGAAGACTGCTCGCAAAAGGCATTCTAAAAAGAAACAATATAAGCTTGTTAAAAATTCTATCGTTGAGGCCTTCCTGA
- the LOC138362509 gene encoding histone H1, sperm-like, with product MVVLRSKTKTSDNVLDRTANHPKYSEMVVAAITFLNNSQGSSRQDILKFVVCNFSVNEKDADIHLKLALRRGVTSGALTQVKITGRLMHFKVNKCSDEAKLKASAKKAAGRNFSHENASANNLPEKTARRTF from the coding sequence ATGGTCGTCTTAAGGTCCAAAACTAAGACATCTGATAATGTTTTGGACAGGACTGCGAACCATCCCAAGTATTCTGAGATGGTTGTTGCCGCCATCACATTCCTTAATAATAGTCAAGGCTCCTCTCGTCAGGATATTCTGAAGTTCGTCGTCTGTAATTTCTCGGTTAACGAGAAGGACGCTGACATCCATCTGAAGCTGGCTTTGAGGCGAGGTGTTACTTCAGGCGCCCTCACACAGGTTAAAATTACTGGTCGGTTAATGCATTTTAAAGTCAACAAGTGCTCTGATGAAGCCAAGCTCAAGGCTTCAGCCAAGAAGGCGGCAGGAAGGAATTTCTCCCATGAAAATGCATCAGCAAACAATCTTCCTGAGAAGACTGCTCGCAGGACATTCTAA
- the LOC123747550 gene encoding histone H1-delta-like codes for MVVLRSKTKTSDNVLDRTANHPKYSEMVVAAITFLNNSQGSSRQDILKFVVCNYSVNEKDADIHLKLALRRGVTSGVLTQVKITGRLMHFKVNKCSDEAKLKASAKKAAGRNFSHENASANNLPEKTARKRHSKKKQYKLVKNSIVEAFLIEQTMADIRMKRSMESGGVQQVKSVAATTPQAAAGSQPQAFTQPSLHHMDQDSFLYSLGLIPRKT; via the coding sequence ATGGTCGTCTTAAGGTCCAAAACTAAGACATCTGATAATGTTTTGGACAGGACTGCGAACCATCCCAAGTATTCTGAGATGGTTGTTGCCGCCATCACATTCCTTAATAATAGTCAAGGCTCCTCTCGTCAGGATATTCTGAAGTTCGTCGTCTGTAATTACTCGGTTAACGAGAAGGACGCTGACATCCATCTGAAGCTGGCTTTGAGGCGAGGTGTTACTTCAGGTGTCCTCACACAGGTTAAAATTACTGGTCGGTTAATGCATTTTAAAGTCAACAAGTGCTCTGATGAAGCCAAGCTCAAGGCTTCAGCCAAGAAGGCGGCAGGAAGGAATTTCTCCCATGAAAATGCATCAGCAAACAATCTTCCTGAGAAGACTGCTCGCAAAAGGCATTCTAAAAAGAAACAATATAAGCTTGTTAAAAATTCTATCGTTGAGGCCTTCCTGATAGAACAGACAATGGCCGACATCAGGATGAAGAGAAGTATGGAGTCCGGAGGCGTCCAACAGGTCAAGAGTGTCGCAGCTACCACACCACAAGCTGCTGCTGGAAGCCAGCCTCAAGCCTTCACTCAGCCAAGTCTTCATCATATGGATCAAGACAGTTTTTTATATTCTTTAGGTTTAATTCCTAGGAAAACCTGA